The following is a genomic window from Amycolatopsis sp. BJA-103.
TCTCCGCGTCGACGACCCAGATCGACCCGAGTACCTCGTTCCCGGCGCGCACCGCGACCCCGAGGCGGGGGAGACCGCCTGGAATGGCCGGGAACCGGCAGGTGCGCCGAGCCTGGGTGAGCGCCTGGTACTGCTCGTCGTAATGGTCCGGGGCGTCCGGCACCTGGAGGCCGAGAATGCCCTGGCGGCGGCCCTCGTCGATGCCCTGACCGGGCAGCGTCGAGTAGGAAAGGATGCGCCGGTACGGATCCTCGATCGTGGTCGCCCCGCCGACCATGCCCGCGATCGCGTTGGCCAGTGCGAAAAGATCGCCGACTGCCGGGCTGCCGGTGCCCTGCGTGGCCCGCGCCGCGGAGGCGAGGGCCGAGGAGATCATGGCGTCGAGATGGTGCCAGGCCACGGCTTCGTCGGCGGCGAGCAGAACGAGACCGGACCGCTGTGCGGCTTCGGCCAGTTCCGTGACCGGCTCGCCGAAACTCTTCACCACCACGCACGCGTGACCGGCTTCGGCCGCGGCTTCGACAAGGTCTTTCGCCTGGGGTTCGGCCGTGCCCACCCCGACGGCGAGCAGGATCGCGCCCTTCACCGGAGGCAGCGGGGAACGCCGCTCGTGGATGAGCACGCTCGAGACCGGGACCGGCCGGTCCGGCAGCGCGGTCAACGGCCGGACCAGGGAAGCGCCCAGTGCGTCGAGGACCTGTCCGAGGTCCGGTTCCTCAGTGTCGAGCATGTTCACCTCTTTAGCCGGTCGCACAAAACATTCACGAATTCTCTGGACCGGCACTCGTAGGCGGGTGGCCAGTGTGGACGTGAGGCTGTCAGCATGCACCTTCCAGGCAGGGCGCCGCGGGCCGCCCCGACGACAGTACCCACGGCGGCCCGGGCGAGTGCCGTCGAAGTCGCCGCGCGTGCCGCGACCCGTGCGGGTGTCCGGATCCGGCTGGCCGAAGACCTCGTCACGGTCGAGGCGGTTTCGCGTTTCCTCGCCGGGGTATGGCAGACACCCGAACACCAGCCACCGCTCGGAGTCGACGCGTTGCGCGCCTTCGCGCACGCCGGCGGCGCCGTGCACTACTCCAGCGACGGGGACGAGGTCATCGCGGCCTCCGTGCTGTTGTTCTGCCGACCCGCTTCCCGAGCCGTCTACTCGATGATCGCCGCCGCACGCACGAGTGATCGCGGAGTGGGTTTCGCCCTCAAGCAGGCACAGCGGGTGTGGGCGCTCGACCACGGCGCGACCTCCATGATCTGGACCTTCGATCCGCTGGTGAGCCGCAACGCCCACTTCAACCTGGCCAAACTCGGCGCGACCGCCGGTGAGTACCGGGTGAACTTCTTCGGCCACATCGACGACGGTGTCAACGGGCACGACGAGACCGATCGGCTCACCGCCGTCTGGTCACTCGCCGAGCCGCGACCGGATCACGTCGTCGGACCCGACTTCGGGAGCGCGGAGGTCGACGCGGCCCGCGCGCCGGACGGCAGGGCGCTCAGCGCCCGGGACGAAAACGGTCACTGGTGCCGGGTTCCCGCCGACATCGTCGCCACCCGCCGCGAGGACAGGGAACTCGCGGCCGCATGGCGGGAAGCGGTCCGCGGTGTCCTGCTCCCTGCTTTCGACGCGGGTTTCACCGTGACCGGCTTCAGCAGGGCCGGCTGGTACCGCCTGACCAGAACGGAGCAGCCGTGAAGATCGAGCTCGTCGAACTCGTCGAGGTCCGCCTTCCCCTCGTCCGTCCTTTCAGGACTTCGTGCGGGATCGACACCGAGCGGCGCACCCTGCTGCTGCACGTGGTGACCGACGCCGCCGAAGGCTGGGCGGAGTTCGGGGGAGACCCCGAACCGATGTACAGCGCGGAGTTCGCCGCCGGGGCCGAACGTGTCCTCACCGATCATCTCGTGCCGAGGGTCACCGCGCTGGACCGGCCGACCGCCGCCCGGATCGCCGGCGCGATGGTCCCGGTCAAAGGCAACCCCATGGCCAAGGCACTGCTCGAAACGGCGATCCTCGACGCCGAATGCCGCGCGCACGAGATGCCGCTGGCGACCTACCTCGGCGGGGTGCGCGACCGCGTCGCCGCGGGGGTGTCCGTGGGGATCACGGACACGATCGCGGACCTGCTGGAAACGGTGTCCGGCTATCTGGAGCAGGGCTACGTCCGGATCAAACTCAAGATCGAACCGGGCTGGGACCTCGAGCCCGTCCGCGCCGTCCGCCGAGAGTTCGGTGACGGCACCGCGTTGCAGGTCGACGCGAACACCGCCTACTCGCTCACCGACGCCGAACACCTGCGCCGCCTCGACGACTTCGGCCTGGTCCAGATCGAACAACCGCTCGCGGAGGACGATTTGCGCGGCCACGCCGAGCTGGCGAAGCTGCTGCGCACACCCCTCTGCCTCGACGAGTCGATCCACTCCGCGCGCGACGCCGCCACCGCGATCGCGCTGGGCGCCTGCCGCATCGTCAACATCAAGCCCAGCCGGGTCGGGGGCTACCTCGAGGCTCGCCGGATCCACGATGTCTGTGTGGCGCAAGGGATCCCTGTCTGGTGTGGCGGAATGCTCGAGACCGGGATCGGCCGCGCGCAGAACCTCGCGCTCGCCGCGCTGCCCGGATTCGTGCTGCCGAACGACATCTCCGCCTCCAGCCGCTACTACGCCGAGGATCTCACCGAAGAGTTCCGGCTCGACAGCGGCTCACTGTCCGTTCCGGACGGTCCGGGCAGCGGAGTGACCGTGCTGCCGGCGGTGCTCGATCGCTACGCCGTCACGACACGGAAGTTGTACCCACTGTGAAAGGAGACATCATGCGAGGTTGGACCACTGTCGCCGCAACCTTGGCGGTCACGGCTTCCTTGGTGGCGGTGCCCATCTCGTCGTCCGCGGCGCCACGATGCGACACCCAACCCATCCAGACCGCGTTGGGATCACTGAAGAAAGCCGGTATCCCCGGGGTCTCCGTGACGGTGAAAAGCCCGCGCTGCGGCGTGTGGACCGGCGGCGTCGGTGTCGCCGACCGGGCGACGGGCCGCAAGGTCACCGGCGGCGAACACAGCCGGATCGGCAGCAACACCAAGACCTGGACGGCCACGGTCGTCCTCCAGCTCGTCGGCGAAGGCAGGATCGATCTCGACGACACCGTCGAGGATTTCTTCCCGAAACTCATCCGCACCAAGGACTACGACGGGCGCAAGATCACGGTCCGGCAGCTCCTCCAGCAGACGAGCGGCCTGCCCGACTTCCTCGATGCGCCGTTCTGGGAAGACGAGGAAGCGCACCGCTGGGATCACATCGAGCCCCTGCAGACGGTCCGGCAGGCGCTGGCCCTGCCCCCGCCCGACGACCGGGCCCCGTCGGGCTTCGCCTACTCCAACACCAACTACAACCTGGCGGGCATGATCGTCACGAAGGTGACCGGCCGCAGCATCGGCACCGAGATCACCCAACGGATCATCAGGCCCCTCGGCCTGTGCGGCACCAGCTGGCCCGGCGACCGGACCACGCTCCCCAAGCCTGAACTGCGGAGCTACGTGGTCAGGAACGGGGCCTTGGCGGACAGGACGGAATGGAACACGTCCGACGCCGACGCGTCGGGAGCGCTGATCTCGACCGGCGCCGACGCGACCGTCTTCTGGAACGCGCTGCTGACCGGGAAACTGCTGGCGCCCGCCCAGCTCGCCGAGATGAAGAAGACCGTCGACGACGGCTCGGGCGAGGGCTACGGCCTGGGCGTCGAGCGCTACGAGCTCACGCCGGGTCTCGTGACCTGGGGGCACAGCGGCGGGATGCCGAGTGGCCACGAGTTCAGGAACGCCGTCACCGAGGACGGCCAGCGGTCCGTGACCTTCCTGATCAACACGGACGAGTACAAGTGGCAGGACGTCGACGTCGCCATCGGTGACCTCGTCCGCGACATCCGCTGACCGCCCGAGATCGGCGTGGCGGGTTTTGTCGGTGCTGTTCGCCATCATGGAGCGGTGCCGAACGCCGAACGCTTGGTCCTGTCACTCACGGGGCCGGACAGTCACACGATAGAACTCGCCCCGGGCCAGGGAAACCTGGTGATCGGGCCGTCCACCGGCGACGGTGGACGGCCCGACGCGATCGTCGATCCTCGGGATCGGATCGATTGGTCGGTCTTCGATCACTTCACGGGGCCCGTCGGCCACCCCTGGCCCCGGTACTTCACCTACCGGGGCGATGACACGGGTTTCCTGGAGTGGGCCCGCACCCGGCGGATCGAGCGGTTCGATTGGGCTCCGATGACCGCGGCCGCCGTCGATGCGGGCCAGGCCAAGATCTCGGTGTTCACGATTCGTTTGGGTACGGCGCCGGTGGAGGTGGCCGTACCTCGGTCACCGGACGGCCGCCACGAGTTCGCGGTGGCAGGGGACCTTTCGCTCCTCAGCGCCATCACGTCCAAGACGTCTTCGGATCCAGGGTCAGGGTCGGTGGCCTTCTCTCCCACGATCCGGCCTGGCCTGGCCGGTGAACCGTTGCGGTTGCCGGACTTCCCGGCCTTGGCGGCCGCGACGAATGTCAGTGTCAGCTGTGCGTCGCTGCGTCAGGCCTTCGATTGCGCTGGTTTGGCGCAGTTCGCCGGCGCCAGGTCGGTGAGTTTGAGCGGCCGCCTCGTGAACCTGGAAGCGTTGGCCCTGCTGGGAAACCTGGAGAGCCTCCGCTTGTCCGACAGCCCCGATCTGTCGTCCTTTCCGGCTTTGGAAGAGTTCCCGAACCTGCACCAGTTCATGGCCTGGAACGAGGAGGAGGAAGCCGGAAAGCGCCTGCGATCCGAGTTGCGCGGGCTGACCAAGAGTTCCGGCCGGACCTGGGAACACAGTGGAGTGTCGCAATTACGTGCCCCTGCCTGGTTCGTCACGGAGTACGGGTTGCCGTTTTCCGAATGGCCCGCCAAGACAGGCCGGTTCGCCACCAAGACCTACCGCGCCGCCGCGCTTGGCATCAAGAACGCGAAGTCTGTGGCGGAGACGGCGGAAGTCGTTCGCGACTTCGTCCGGGCGTTCAACACCCGGCCCGGCATCGACACGATCGAACGGGAAGACCTCGGTGAAGCGGTCGCCCTCCTGGTCGACGGCGAGCCGTTCGGCGTCACCGAGGAACTCGCGCTGTCGTGGTTCGACGAGGAGCGTGACTACTGAGTTCGAGCTCTTGACAGCTCCCGGCGTCGTTCATACATTCATACAGGCGTTGTCACTTTGTATGAATGACGCTGGGGGCTGATCCTCATGCGACTCGGCAAGACCGCCGTCGTCCTCGGTGGCAGTGCCGCCGGCCTCTGCACCGCGGGCGCACTCGCCCCCTGCTTCGACCAGGTCCTGGTGCTCGAACGGGACGAACTGCCCGCCGAGGCCGAACACCGGCGCGGAGTGCCGCAGAGCAAACACCCGCACTTCCTGCTGAACTCCGGCCGCCGCGCGATCGGCGAGCTGTTCCCCGGGTTCGAGGACGACCTCATCGCCGCCGGGGGACTGCATCTCATGCCGTCCATGGACGCCGCCTATCTCGACGGGGCGGGCTGGTCGGCGCGGAAACGCAGCGCGATGACGATGATCTACAGCTCGCGGATCCTCATCGAGCGCGTGCTGCGCGACAAGGTCCGTGCCCTGCCCGGGGTCGTGATCCGCGAAGGCGTGGCGGTGAGCGGCCTGACCACCCGGGACGGCGACGTCACCGGGGTCGGGTTCTCCACCCGCGACGGCGACGAGCACGTCGACACCGATTTCGTGGTGGACGCGATGGGCCGCGGCTCCTCGGTCGGCGCCTGGCTGGCGGCCGCCGGGTGGCCCGAGCCCGAGGTGCGGACCCTCGACGCCAAGGTCACTTACACCTCGCGCTGGTACGACCTGCCGTCCCGCGACGAGCGGCCCGCGTCCTGGTGGTGGCGGCACCTGGTGATCATGCCGACCCCCGACAAGGGCCAGCATCCCGCCGAGCACGAGTTCCTGGTCAACTTCTTCCCCATCGAAGAGAACCGCGTCATCGCGTGCATGGGCTCGTGGGGACTCGAAATGCCGCGTACCACCGAGGCGTTCGTCGAGTCGGCCCGCCGGGTGCGGGCGCCGCTGTTCGCGGCCGCGATGGACCGGTCGACCCCGACGTCGGAGGTGCACCTGACCCGGTCGACCGGCAACAAATGGCGCCGCTACGACCGTTTCCGCACCCCACCGGGGCGCCTGGCGTTCGTCGGTGACTCGATCTGCGCGTTCAACCCGTTCTACGCACAGGGAATCAGTTCCGCCGCCGGTTCGGCGCTGCTGCTGCGAGGGCACCTCGCGGGTGCCGACCGTCTCGACACCCGATTCTCCGCCCGTTTCCTGGCCGCGCAACGGAAACTGCTCGCCGTGCCCTGGAGCTTGGCGATGGCGAGGGATCAGGGATATGCCTGCGCGGTGGGTACCGAAAGAGCGGGGGAGTGGAAGCGGCGTCTCCTCGCGGCGGTGTCCGGCCCGGCGTTCCGGCTCATCGTCGGCGCGTCCCGCGAGGACGACGTGGTGGACGAGCACTTCGCGAAGGTGTTCAACCTCGACGAGTCACTGCGCGACATGATGACCAATCCTCGGGTGCTCGCTGGGCTCCTGCGCTACCGGATCCGCGCCGCGCTGGGGCGGCACCGGGTTCCCTTCGACTTCGATGCCCGTGCCGAGCCGCCGGTCACGGACTACTCGCCGGCGGCTTCGCGATGAGCGCCGTCTGCGGGCCGGACGCGGAGGCCGTCACCCGCGGTCTCGGGTTCGACTGCCACGACGTTTCCCCCTGGCTTTCGATCCGTCCTCCTGGGGAAGCCGCGCACTGGACGATGCCGCTGCTGGAACTGCTCGTCATCGGCGGCGCCGTCTTCGCACTGGTGCATGCGATCCGCCGTCACCGCGCGGGCGATCCGGTCAACCTGGCGCTGTGGTGCGCCTCCCTGGTCTACCTCTTCGTCATCGAGCCGCCGCTGTACTTCCCGGAGTGGTTCGGCCTCGAGCGGCAGTACGGATTCATCTTCGCCCACAACCGGTTCAGCGTGCAGTTCATGGCGGATCGGCTGCCGCTCTACATCGTGGCGTTCTATCCGATGATCAGCCAGCTCGCCTACGAGCTCGTACGGTCACTCGGGATCTTCCGCGCCCGCGGCGCGCTGATCGGATCGGTGGCGGTCGCTTTCGCCTGTCAGGTGTTCTACGAGGTCTTCGATCACCTCGGGCCCCAGCTGAAATGGTGGGCCTGGAACGGGAACAACCGGATCGTCAACCAGCCCGCGCTGGACGCGGTGCCCATGAACAGCATGCTGCTCTTCGCCTCCGTCTCCATGGGGGCGATGACCTACCTCGTCGTTCGCCTGACCGGCACACGACGCGGATGGTCCCTCGCGGCACGCATCCTGCTGGCCGGTGTGCTCACCCCGCTGACCATGGCGATCGCCGGACTCCCGTCGAGCCTGTTCGCCGGGAACACCACCGCGCAGGCCTGGGTGCTCGGCGCCGAACTGGCCTTGCTGTGGCTGGCAGGCACGTGGATCTTCGTCCGGCACCGAGGCCCCGGCGTCACCCTGTCCGCCTTCGCCAGGTTCTATCCCGCCGTCTACCTGGGCGTCATGGCCGTGTTCTGGCTCGGCGCCCTGCCTTCCTTCCTCGCCGCCGAGGGCGGCATCACCGAAGACGGCACCCCGATCGGCAGCGGCCTCTACGCGCTCGCCTGCTTCCTCGGCGCCGGGCTGATGCTCGCCGCGCTGTACCGCGTGCGGCGCGAGGCACCTGCCGCCGTCTGAGCTTCTCCTTCGGGGAAGATGGGGTCATGGGGCACCACGGATGGCAGGGCAACCCGCCCGGAACCGAGCGCGAGGCACGCCGCCGGATCGTCGAAGCGGCGACGGCCTGCATCGACCGCGTCGGCCTCGCCAAGACCAGCCTCTCCGACGTCGCCGCGGAGGCCGGCATCACCCGGCAGACCGTCTACCGCTACTTCGCGAGCCTGGCCGACATCCTCGGCGCGGTCGCGCTAGACCGCGTCGAGGAGTTCGCCGGGCGGATGGAGCGGCACCTGGCCACATTCGGCACCGCCGCCGAGGTCGCCGTGGAATCCGTGGTGTTCGGCGTACGGGTGGTTCCCGCCGAGCCGTACCTGGGACTGCTGCTGAAGGCGGGCGAAGCCGACGTCTTCACCGTGGCGGTGACGTCGTCACAGTCCTTCTCTCTCGGCGCGAGGATCCTGCGGAACGTGCCGGTCGATTGGGCCGCGGCGGGCGTCGAGTCCGATGAGGACTTCGAAGGGCTCGCCGAGATGCTGATGCGGCTGTTCCTCTCGTTCCTGCAGTACCCCTCGGAGCCCGCGCACACCGATGAGGAGTTGCGCGCGCTCGTCCGTCGCTGGATCGGGCCGGCGCTGGGCGGCTGACCCGGTCGGGCTACATCTGCCGCTCGATGGTGTGAAGGCGGTCGAGGAATGACGCGGCCTCCGACTCACCGGCGAACCTCTCTCGCAGGATCCCGGAGAGATCGCGGGCCACGAGGAGGAGAGAGGGGAGCGACGTGCGCTCTCCGTCGAGCGCACGTCGACCGCGTCCGATCGCCTCGTCGAGGTCTCCTTCGCGAGCCGCGACGACACCGAGGGTGATCTGAGCTTCGGAGACTCTCATCGGCCAGCGGTCGAAATCGGTACTTGCTCGGATCCACCACGAAGTGGTTGTCGATACTGTCCGGGTACGGCATCGCCTCAAGAAGGGTGCGCCCCTTCTCCAAAAGCGACTTGCATCTCCTCCCTGCGGCCCATGCGAGCCCAGGCTTTCGCTTCTTGTGCTGCCAACTGGACCGACACACTGTGCTTGCCAGCGACAGCTTGACCGGCTTCCGCCGCGATCGTGACGTCGAGGTAGTCGCCTCGCGTCAACGAGAACCAGGCGCGCATCTCATGAGCCCAGCCCATGATTCCGCCGCTGCCGGAAGCCTGTCCCAGACCGAGGGCGGTGTTGCGGGTGGCTTCCGCCGAGGCCCGGTCACCGAGGTCGTACTCGAGGCATCCGACCAGCAGCGCGAGCCAGCCGGCCAGTTCCTGCACGTTCCGTTGCTGCCGAAGGGGCAGTCTCTGCATCCCGATCAGCCGACGAAGCCACCGGCGACCTTCGGGAATCAGCTCGGCCGGCGGGCGTCGGGAGTACTCGGAACACAGCTTGTCGACGACGATCCGGACGGCTTCGAGAGTGGCTTCGTTGACGTCGGACGCTTGAAGCCGGCTAACGACCTCCAGCGTGTCCATGCCGGTATCGAAGGTTGCGGTCGGACGTCCGGGTGGCGGGAACAGGGCTGCTGTCACAGTGCCGAGCGTCGCCGCGATCATCGGCTGGCGGGAGGCGTCGGGCATGTCGTCGCCTTGTTCCCATGCCTCCCAGCGTCGGCAGAGGTCGTCGTTTTCCGGCAACGGGGCGCCGATGTGCTCGCGCATTCGCCGAGCGACGTCGGCTGGCGTCCATCCGCGTGCCTCGCGCAGGGTGCGCATGCGCCGGGCCCACGGCGGAAGATCGGCGGTCATCAGGTTTTGTCCCCCTCGGCGTCCGGCCATCCAGTGTGACAGTGGATGGCCGGACAAGCACCTGATCGCCTTTCTTCGCCCGGCTCACTCGAGCGGAATTCAGCCGTTGAAATAGCACTGGAAGAGCAGATCGTCCAGCCGGATCGTTCCACCCTGTCCCGTGGTGCCGTAATCGACGGTTCGGACGAGCACCGAGGTCCTGCCGTTCAGATTCCATCGATCCGTGTACAGCTGCTGGTAATTCTGGCTCCCCGCGTACATGGCCGATTTCCGGTAGAGCATGTTCCCGAAGAGGTCCCAGATCTCGATCGCCACTTCTTGGCGAATGACCAGCGGTTGTATCCAGACGGCGGCCGCGCAGCTCGTTTCGGGCATGCCCGAAACCGAGCCGGTGCGGACCTCGATCTGCTGGACCGACCAGCCGCCCGGCTGGGCGCCGAGCCAGCCGGAGTTGTTGCCGCTGCGAGCGTTGGCAGGCATGTTGATGTTGAAGCCACCGGCAGGCGATTGGCTGCCGAAGATGGCCCATTTCGCCGCTGGATCGACTTCGAAGCCATCCTGGAACTGCATCACTCCGGCGTGCGCGGTCCCGGTGCCGAGGGACGTCAGTAGCGTCAGTGCCGCGGCGGTCGCCAGCAGTCGTCCGACCAGCCTTCGGGTCCTCTGATGTTTCGGCATTCTTGTCAGCCCCCTGTTCGCAGTGATTCGGAGTACGAGCCGAATTTACATTTCGACGGGCGGTGCGAAACGTCCTGAATGGCGGCTTAGGGGCGGCGACTCCTGCCTTATCAGGCAGCGAATCGTCACTCACGACCAACCCGACCAGACACGCACCCTTGTCTCTTCCCCAAGTCGCCACCCCCACAACTCACCTGGCCGGAGCGTGACTCGGGTGTTCTGCGCGGCCGCCGTCCGTGATGTCGCGAAAGCCACTTTCGCGACGTCTGATGTCCCGAAAGTGGCTTTCGCGACACGGGCGCTGGGCAGGGGGTCGTCTGGGCCGACAGTGT
Proteins encoded in this region:
- the menC gene encoding o-succinylbenzoate synthase — protein: MKIELVELVEVRLPLVRPFRTSCGIDTERRTLLLHVVTDAAEGWAEFGGDPEPMYSAEFAAGAERVLTDHLVPRVTALDRPTAARIAGAMVPVKGNPMAKALLETAILDAECRAHEMPLATYLGGVRDRVAAGVSVGITDTIADLLETVSGYLEQGYVRIKLKIEPGWDLEPVRAVRREFGDGTALQVDANTAYSLTDAEHLRRLDDFGLVQIEQPLAEDDLRGHAELAKLLRTPLCLDESIHSARDAATAIALGACRIVNIKPSRVGGYLEARRIHDVCVAQGIPVWCGGMLETGIGRAQNLALAALPGFVLPNDISASSRYYAEDLTEEFRLDSGSLSVPDGPGSGVTVLPAVLDRYAVTTRKLYPL
- a CDS encoding helix-turn-helix domain-containing protein, encoding MTADLPPWARRMRTLREARGWTPADVARRMREHIGAPLPENDDLCRRWEAWEQGDDMPDASRQPMIAATLGTVTAALFPPPGRPTATFDTGMDTLEVVSRLQASDVNEATLEAVRIVVDKLCSEYSRRPPAELIPEGRRWLRRLIGMQRLPLRQQRNVQELAGWLALLVGCLEYDLGDRASAEATRNTALGLGQASGSGGIMGWAHEMRAWFSLTRGDYLDVTIAAEAGQAVAGKHSVSVQLAAQEAKAWARMGRREEMQVAFGEGAHPS
- a CDS encoding TetR/AcrR family transcriptional regulator, which encodes MGHHGWQGNPPGTEREARRRIVEAATACIDRVGLAKTSLSDVAAEAGITRQTVYRYFASLADILGAVALDRVEEFAGRMERHLATFGTAAEVAVESVVFGVRVVPAEPYLGLLLKAGEADVFTVAVTSSQSFSLGARILRNVPVDWAAAGVESDEDFEGLAEMLMRLFLSFLQYPSEPAHTDEELRALVRRWIGPALGG
- a CDS encoding FAD-dependent oxidoreductase, with the protein product MRLGKTAVVLGGSAAGLCTAGALAPCFDQVLVLERDELPAEAEHRRGVPQSKHPHFLLNSGRRAIGELFPGFEDDLIAAGGLHLMPSMDAAYLDGAGWSARKRSAMTMIYSSRILIERVLRDKVRALPGVVIREGVAVSGLTTRDGDVTGVGFSTRDGDEHVDTDFVVDAMGRGSSVGAWLAAAGWPEPEVRTLDAKVTYTSRWYDLPSRDERPASWWWRHLVIMPTPDKGQHPAEHEFLVNFFPIEENRVIACMGSWGLEMPRTTEAFVESARRVRAPLFAAAMDRSTPTSEVHLTRSTGNKWRRYDRFRTPPGRLAFVGDSICAFNPFYAQGISSAAGSALLLRGHLAGADRLDTRFSARFLAAQRKLLAVPWSLAMARDQGYACAVGTERAGEWKRRLLAAVSGPAFRLIVGASREDDVVDEHFAKVFNLDESLRDMMTNPRVLAGLLRYRIRAALGRHRVPFDFDARAEPPVTDYSPAASR
- a CDS encoding serine hydrolase domain-containing protein, translating into MRGWTTVAATLAVTASLVAVPISSSAAPRCDTQPIQTALGSLKKAGIPGVSVTVKSPRCGVWTGGVGVADRATGRKVTGGEHSRIGSNTKTWTATVVLQLVGEGRIDLDDTVEDFFPKLIRTKDYDGRKITVRQLLQQTSGLPDFLDAPFWEDEEAHRWDHIEPLQTVRQALALPPPDDRAPSGFAYSNTNYNLAGMIVTKVTGRSIGTEITQRIIRPLGLCGTSWPGDRTTLPKPELRSYVVRNGALADRTEWNTSDADASGALISTGADATVFWNALLTGKLLAPAQLAEMKKTVDDGSGEGYGLGVERYELTPGLVTWGHSGGMPSGHEFRNAVTEDGQRSVTFLINTDEYKWQDVDVAIGDLVRDIR